A region from the Peromyscus maniculatus bairdii isolate BWxNUB_F1_BW_parent chromosome 5, HU_Pman_BW_mat_3.1, whole genome shotgun sequence genome encodes:
- the Orc6 gene encoding origin recognition complex subunit 6: MESELVRRLAPRLGLAEPGVLRKAEEYLRLSKVRCTGLSAHSSETSSAVICLDLAASCMKCPLDRAYLIKLSGLNKKMYQSCLKSFECLLGLNSNIGIRDLAVQFSCTEAVTMASKILQSYESSLTEAQRADLDLSRPLFTTAALLSACKILKLKVDKTKMITTSGVKKAIFDRLCKQLEKIGQQINRDSGDLSSPALKKKKSVVETPAKEIEEVIETPHKALKDEGLTQDYEEWKRKILENAAKAQTATAESRR, encoded by the exons ATGGAGTCGGAGCTGGTGCGGCGCCTCGCCCCGCGCCTCGGCCTGGCGGAGCCGGGTGTCCTGAG GAAAGCAGAGGAGTACCTACGGCTGTCTAAGGTGAGGTGTACCGGTCTGTCTGCTCACAGCTCAGAAACCAGCAGTGCTGTCATATGCCTGGACCTTGCAGCTTCCTGCATGAAGTGCCCCCTGGATAGA GCTTATTTAATTAAGCTCTCTGGCTTGAACAAGAAGATGTATCAGAGCTGTCTTAAATCTTTTGAGTGTTTACTGGGATTAAATTCAAATATTGGAATAAGAGACCTAGCTGTACAGTTCAGCTGTACAGAAGCAGTGACCATGGCTTCAAAGATACTGCAAAg CTACGAGTCTAGTCTTACCGAAGCACAGCGAGCAGACCTGGACTTGTCCAGGCCGCTTTTCACCACTGCTGCACTGCTTTCAGCCTGCAA AATTCTGAAGCTAAAAGTGGATAAAACCAAAATGATAACTACATCTGGTGTGAAAAAAGCAATATTTGATCGGCTATGTAAGCAGTTAGAGAAGATTGGGCAGCAGATTAACA gAGACTCTGGAGATTTATCTAGtccagcactgaagaaaaagaagtctGTGGTTGAAACACCAGCAAAAG aaatagaagaagTAATAGAAACCCCACATAAAGCACTGAAAGATGAAGGTCTGACACAGGATTATGAAGAATGGAAAAGGAAGATTTTGGAAAATGCTGCCAAAGCTCAAACAGCTACCGCAGAGTCTAGAAGATGA